A genomic region of Tigriopus californicus strain San Diego chromosome 1, Tcal_SD_v2.1, whole genome shotgun sequence contains the following coding sequences:
- the LOC131877928 gene encoding atrial natriuretic peptide-converting enzyme-like isoform X3 — MFHPVPAERTSISNASKISAEQNEILEEIHTPQPMAPPTKTLMLLERARNRKKAAMSARDSDMASTDDGVTSGTSIYGGPMSAATALTTLESPEPCPINGCPLNPDMTTNYMCGKAEQALFSRSSSTSGTDSSLRIRRNRAGCTERRWFIGVSMAMLFTIVLAIAGIYFGYKFLRSHVPQRETVFRGQFTVSDGDYLPRGVAEVGSYVHIEKSRFYQHKLDLVIAGSPLANSYLHNEVFLLEGLGEDGLTVHFNVHMDPSKGEPKSEELLTVIKHEIQVATNSTESILGELVIDDESLEIQERAPSIDPPQRSTPALVFGGDHTQRSRIDSFHQGHQYHDDNDLESYHEHDEDEGYHHHDHSTARSDEDVAYSDSTMTTVKNAYEEDNALGLGSKRQCAPFQIEFCLQLPYNFTTFPNAMGHTKVEEAKYDIEKFKEIVDSKCYTLSYEFVCQLLQPVCFQQKMILPCRDFCLEFMEDCGNILPGDLRDRIQCDALATESDGPGACISKPGCVAEMRNRNQGDLVCDGVVDCPDFSDELYCPYCPEHHFHCGVGKMCIPKDKMCDGNIDCDNGADEKGCLSLAPHMDFASYVHQYYDKGYLVFQEGGQAGKVCADDMNRTVPSSEVGRVLDKLGQSMCNMLEYRDLKSIALQTDTEENEDIRYVDMIGPMSDAKSFISVPCNAREVVHIECEHLECGRRPAHVKMEDKARMEEGRSDALHGDWPWHVALLKNGNHVCDGTLINERWIMTTASCFQGQGRSKWVARFASVRLNSRAPWEQKRRIVGMVKSPVEGNSIVILKMDKAVVFSDFARPICLPSSDEFIHMGATCATLGWNPEREQLHLVYLEPAELGKCAEDSEVPANSICTQETTESSTCYGEEFAGAPLMCQAAGEWHLVGVSAWRKGCSSIAQRPRLFDKVSLSSDWAQKTMDLMQRPRTPKKDNEER; from the exons ATGTTCCATCCCGTTCCAGCCGAGCGCACTTCAATCTCGAACGCGAGTAAGATCTCGGCTGAACAGAATGAGATCCTTGAAGAGATCCACACCCCTCAGCCTATGGCACCGCCTACCAAGACCCTaatgcttttggaaagggCCCGTAATAGGAAGAAGGCTGCCATGAGTGCGCGGGATTCCGACATGGCCAGCACGGACGACGGGGTGACATCCGGGACATCCATTTATGGTGGCCCGATGAGTGCGGCTACGGCTTTGACCACTCTGGAGAGCCCCGAGCCATGCCCTATCAATGGATGCCCGTTAAACCCAGATATGACGACCAAT TATATGTGTGGGAAGGCGGAACAAGCTTTGTTTTCTCGCTCGTCCTCGACCTCGGGCACGGATTCATCCCTGCGGATCCGACGAAATCGGGCCGGATGCACCGAGAGGCGTTGGTTCATTGGCGTGAGCATGGCCATGCTCTTCACCATCGTCCTGGCGATAGCAGGGATCTACTTTGGAT acaaATTCCTGAGGTCTCACGTTCCTCAAAGAGAAACCGTCTTCCGAGGCCAGTTCACTGTAAGCGATGGGGACTATCTCCCGAGGGGCGTGGCAGAGGTGGGCTCCTATGTCCATATTGAGAAGTCGCGCTTCTACCAACATAAACTGGATCTTGTCATCGCGGGAAGTCCTCTGGCCAACAGTTACTTGCACAATGAGGTGTTTCTTCTGGAAGG ATTGGGAGAAGATGGCTTGACCGTTCACTTCAACGTGCACATGGATCCTTCCAAAGGAGAGCCTAAGTCCGAAGAACTCCTCACTGTGATCAAACATGAAATCCAAGTGGCTACCAATTCTACCGAATCCATTCTGGGCGAATTAGTCATTGATGATGAGAGCTTGGAAATTCAAG AGCGAGCTCCTTCCATTGATCCTCCCCAACGTTCCACACCTGCTTTAGTTTTTGGAGGAGATCACACCCAACGAAGTCGAATTGATTCCTTTCATCAAGGGCATCAGTATcatgatgacaatgatttgGAATCCTATCATGAGCATGATGAAGACGAGGGCTATCACCACCATGATCATTCCACAGCTCGATCAGATGAGGATGTTGCTTATTCGGACAGCACGATGACCACCGTCAAAAATGCTTATGAAGAAGACAATGCTCTTGGATTGGGTTCCAAACGTCAATGTGCGCCATTCCAAATCGAGTTTTGCCTCCAACTACCCTACAACTTCACCACATTTCCCAACGCCATGGGCCATACCAAGGTGGAAGAAGCTAAATATGATATCGAGAAATTCAAGGAGATCGTTGACTCCAAGTGCTACACATTGTCATATGAATTCGTTTGCCAACTCCTTCAACCAGtatgttttcaacaaaagaTGATCCTCCCTTGTCGGGACTTCTGTCTCGAATTCATGGAGGATTGTGGCAATATCCTTCCTGGAGATTTACGTGATCGAATTCAGTGCGATGCATTAGCCACCGAATCTGACGGACCCGGAGCGTGCATCTCAAAGCCAG GGTGCGTGGCTGAGATGCGAAACAGAAATCAAGGCGATCTCGTGTGTGATGGAGTGGTTGATTGTCCAGATTTCTCTGATGAGCTGTACTGTCCCTATTGTCCCGAGCATCACTTTCACTGTGGAGTAGGGAAAATGTGCATTCCAAAGGACAAAATGTGCGACGGAAACATCGATTGTGACAACGGTGCCGATGAGAAAGGATGTT TGTCCTTGGCCCCACATATGGATTTTGCCAGTTATGTCCATCAGTACTACGACAAGGGCTACCTTGTCTTCCAAGAAGGCGGACAAGCCGGAAAAGTCTGTGCTGACGATATGAATCGAACCGTCCCAAGTTCGGAAGTGGGACGGGTCTTGGACAAGCTGGGTCAGTCCATGTGCAACATGTTGGAATATCGAGACCTGAAGAGCATTGCCTTACAAACTGACACCGAGGAGAATGAGGATATCCGATATGTGGACATGATCGGACCCATGTCCGATGCCAAGAGCTTCATCAGCGTACCCTGCAACGCCCGCGAAGTGGTCCATATTGAGTGTGAACACTTGGAATGTGGTCGAAGGCCGGCTCACGTAAAAATGGAAGATAAGGCTCGAATGGAAGAAGGTCGGAGTGATGCTCTCCATGGAGATTGGCCTTGGCATGTGGCTTTGCtcaagaatggaaatcacgTTTGCGATGGAACACTCATAAATGAGCGCTGGATCATGACCACAGCGTCCTGTTTCCAAGG CCAAGGAAGATCCAAGTGGGTGGCCAGATTTGCCAGTGTCCGTCTAAACAGTCGCGCTCCATGGGAACAGAAACGGCGGATCGTTGGAATGGTGAAATCTCCCGTGGAAGGCAATTCCATCGTGATCCTCAAAATGGATAAGGCGGTGGTGTTCTCAGATTTCGCTCGTCCCATTTGTCTCCCTTCGTCGGACGAGTTCATTCACATGGGGGCCACGTGCGCTACATTGGGCTGGAACCCAGAGC GCGAGCAATTGCATTTAGTATACCTGGAACCGGCGGAATTGGGGAAATGTGCCGAGGATAGTGAAGTCCCGGCTAATTCAATTTGTACGCAAGAAACTACCGAGAGCTCTACGTGTTAC GGCGAGGAATTCGCGGGAGCTCCTTTAATGTGCCAAGCCGCCGGTGAGTGGCATCTAGTTGGAGTGTCCGCGTGGAGGAAAGGCTGTTCAAGTATCGCTCAAAGGCCGCGGCTCTTCGACAAGGTCTCACTGAGTAGCGATTGGGCCCAGAAAACCATGGATCTGATGCAACGACCCCGGACACCCAAGAAGGACAATGAGGAGCGATGA
- the LOC131877928 gene encoding uncharacterized protein LOC131877928 isoform X1 encodes MDGTKDITPDNPPELPAKQKTNTNTLLPSNQRASIRSQQQSKVGGTQPPSQNRPDPARRHKTMTVTERERAHNMARARSTHSMTDGMAFPQHGTMANKGSSEEYLDGAGTPTPSEKVSRWHRDIFLVSPTTGGANQNQQQVHPRQCICNQCMAEFGTFKLYNQMLQDGKSGGGAGGAADLVIQEESESESKGVKSSTSSTGLSALKKKRSLAYMCGKAEQALFSRSSSTSGTDSSLRIRRNRAGCTERRWFIGVSMAMLFTIVLAIAGIYFGYKFLRSHVPQRETVFRGQFTVSDGDYLPRGVAEVGSYVHIEKSRFYQHKLDLVIAGSPLANSYLHNEVFLLEGLGEDGLTVHFNVHMDPSKGEPKSEELLTVIKHEIQVATNSTESILGELVIDDESLEIQERAPSIDPPQRSTPALVFGGDHTQRSRIDSFHQGHQYHDDNDLESYHEHDEDEGYHHHDHSTARSDEDVAYSDSTMTTVKNAYEEDNALGLGSKRQCAPFQIEFCLQLPYNFTTFPNAMGHTKVEEAKYDIEKFKEIVDSKCYTLSYEFVCQLLQPVCFQQKMILPCRDFCLEFMEDCGNILPGDLRDRIQCDALATESDGPGACISKPGCVAEMRNRNQGDLVCDGVVDCPDFSDELYCPYCPEHHFHCGVGKMCIPKDKMCDGNIDCDNGADEKGCLSLAPHMDFASYVHQYYDKGYLVFQEGGQAGKVCADDMNRTVPSSEVGRVLDKLGQSMCNMLEYRDLKSIALQTDTEENEDIRYVDMIGPMSDAKSFISVPCNAREVVHIECEHLECGRRPAHVKMEDKARMEEGRSDALHGDWPWHVALLKNGNHVCDGTLINERWIMTTASCFQGQGRSKWVARFASVRLNSRAPWEQKRRIVGMVKSPVEGNSIVILKMDKAVVFSDFARPICLPSSDEFIHMGATCATLGWNPEREQLHLVYLEPAELGKCAEDSEVPANSICTQETTESSTCYGEEFAGAPLMCQAAGEWHLVGVSAWRKGCSSIAQRPRLFDKVSLSSDWAQKTMDLMQRPRTPKKDNEER; translated from the exons ATGGACGGGACCAAGGACATAACTCCGGATAATCCCCCGGAATTGCCGGCCAAACAAAAGACCAATACCAACACCCTCCTTCCATCCAATCAAAGGGCTTCCATCCGGTCCCAACAACAGAGTAAAGTCGGGGGCACCCAACCCCCCAGTCAGAATCGACCGGATCCCGCTCGACGTCACAAGACCATGACAGTCACGGAACGGGAGCGGGCCCATAACATGGCTCGAGCCCGGTCCACCCACTCCATGACGGATGGAATGGCCTTTCCCCAGCATGGAACCATGGCCAACAAAGGCAGTAGTGAAGAGTACCTAGATGGCGCGGGCACCCCGACCCCCAGTGAGAAGGTGTCACGATGGCATCGGGACATCTTCCTGGTGTCACCCACCACCGGTGGGGCTAACCAGAACCAGCAGCAGGTCCATCCTCGACAGTGCATCTGCAATCAGTGCATGGCCGAGTTCGGCACGTTCAAACTTTATAATCAAATGCTTCAGGACGGCAAATCCGGGGGAGGTGCGGGAGGTGCGGCCGACCTCGTGATTCAAGAAGAATCCGAAAGCGAGTCCAAGGGGGTCAAGTCATCGACTTCCTCCACGGGACTGTCGGCCCTCAAGAAAAAGCGATCCTTGGCG TATATGTGTGGGAAGGCGGAACAAGCTTTGTTTTCTCGCTCGTCCTCGACCTCGGGCACGGATTCATCCCTGCGGATCCGACGAAATCGGGCCGGATGCACCGAGAGGCGTTGGTTCATTGGCGTGAGCATGGCCATGCTCTTCACCATCGTCCTGGCGATAGCAGGGATCTACTTTGGAT acaaATTCCTGAGGTCTCACGTTCCTCAAAGAGAAACCGTCTTCCGAGGCCAGTTCACTGTAAGCGATGGGGACTATCTCCCGAGGGGCGTGGCAGAGGTGGGCTCCTATGTCCATATTGAGAAGTCGCGCTTCTACCAACATAAACTGGATCTTGTCATCGCGGGAAGTCCTCTGGCCAACAGTTACTTGCACAATGAGGTGTTTCTTCTGGAAGG ATTGGGAGAAGATGGCTTGACCGTTCACTTCAACGTGCACATGGATCCTTCCAAAGGAGAGCCTAAGTCCGAAGAACTCCTCACTGTGATCAAACATGAAATCCAAGTGGCTACCAATTCTACCGAATCCATTCTGGGCGAATTAGTCATTGATGATGAGAGCTTGGAAATTCAAG AGCGAGCTCCTTCCATTGATCCTCCCCAACGTTCCACACCTGCTTTAGTTTTTGGAGGAGATCACACCCAACGAAGTCGAATTGATTCCTTTCATCAAGGGCATCAGTATcatgatgacaatgatttgGAATCCTATCATGAGCATGATGAAGACGAGGGCTATCACCACCATGATCATTCCACAGCTCGATCAGATGAGGATGTTGCTTATTCGGACAGCACGATGACCACCGTCAAAAATGCTTATGAAGAAGACAATGCTCTTGGATTGGGTTCCAAACGTCAATGTGCGCCATTCCAAATCGAGTTTTGCCTCCAACTACCCTACAACTTCACCACATTTCCCAACGCCATGGGCCATACCAAGGTGGAAGAAGCTAAATATGATATCGAGAAATTCAAGGAGATCGTTGACTCCAAGTGCTACACATTGTCATATGAATTCGTTTGCCAACTCCTTCAACCAGtatgttttcaacaaaagaTGATCCTCCCTTGTCGGGACTTCTGTCTCGAATTCATGGAGGATTGTGGCAATATCCTTCCTGGAGATTTACGTGATCGAATTCAGTGCGATGCATTAGCCACCGAATCTGACGGACCCGGAGCGTGCATCTCAAAGCCAG GGTGCGTGGCTGAGATGCGAAACAGAAATCAAGGCGATCTCGTGTGTGATGGAGTGGTTGATTGTCCAGATTTCTCTGATGAGCTGTACTGTCCCTATTGTCCCGAGCATCACTTTCACTGTGGAGTAGGGAAAATGTGCATTCCAAAGGACAAAATGTGCGACGGAAACATCGATTGTGACAACGGTGCCGATGAGAAAGGATGTT TGTCCTTGGCCCCACATATGGATTTTGCCAGTTATGTCCATCAGTACTACGACAAGGGCTACCTTGTCTTCCAAGAAGGCGGACAAGCCGGAAAAGTCTGTGCTGACGATATGAATCGAACCGTCCCAAGTTCGGAAGTGGGACGGGTCTTGGACAAGCTGGGTCAGTCCATGTGCAACATGTTGGAATATCGAGACCTGAAGAGCATTGCCTTACAAACTGACACCGAGGAGAATGAGGATATCCGATATGTGGACATGATCGGACCCATGTCCGATGCCAAGAGCTTCATCAGCGTACCCTGCAACGCCCGCGAAGTGGTCCATATTGAGTGTGAACACTTGGAATGTGGTCGAAGGCCGGCTCACGTAAAAATGGAAGATAAGGCTCGAATGGAAGAAGGTCGGAGTGATGCTCTCCATGGAGATTGGCCTTGGCATGTGGCTTTGCtcaagaatggaaatcacgTTTGCGATGGAACACTCATAAATGAGCGCTGGATCATGACCACAGCGTCCTGTTTCCAAGG CCAAGGAAGATCCAAGTGGGTGGCCAGATTTGCCAGTGTCCGTCTAAACAGTCGCGCTCCATGGGAACAGAAACGGCGGATCGTTGGAATGGTGAAATCTCCCGTGGAAGGCAATTCCATCGTGATCCTCAAAATGGATAAGGCGGTGGTGTTCTCAGATTTCGCTCGTCCCATTTGTCTCCCTTCGTCGGACGAGTTCATTCACATGGGGGCCACGTGCGCTACATTGGGCTGGAACCCAGAGC GCGAGCAATTGCATTTAGTATACCTGGAACCGGCGGAATTGGGGAAATGTGCCGAGGATAGTGAAGTCCCGGCTAATTCAATTTGTACGCAAGAAACTACCGAGAGCTCTACGTGTTAC GGCGAGGAATTCGCGGGAGCTCCTTTAATGTGCCAAGCCGCCGGTGAGTGGCATCTAGTTGGAGTGTCCGCGTGGAGGAAAGGCTGTTCAAGTATCGCTCAAAGGCCGCGGCTCTTCGACAAGGTCTCACTGAGTAGCGATTGGGCCCAGAAAACCATGGATCTGATGCAACGACCCCGGACACCCAAGAAGGACAATGAGGAGCGATGA
- the LOC131878016 gene encoding uncharacterized protein LOC131878016, with amino-acid sequence MSQASGPQTLVLLVVMVVTTIWFTNIILKSLDILYKPKVNQWIRKKPGLEGSEFCPLNQPSCDNGKSDTVNSFTELDELAIKQLEEELMVLKALRGYSRPSKKVNSANLREDLPELASIKKSPRFYSHYDDAITDSSPDTVQEDRGSQRLDTLDYCTMNPYSNEEEQCGPNLNVVSSHYEEEDASDSLSPLNSRSFAVEEESDFETGHHKRCRKAFLWKDVLKLFTTPSKEGDASHFGICPMQT; translated from the coding sequence ATGTCTCAAGCGTCGGGACCCCAGACTCTGGTCCTGTTGGTGGTCATGGTTGTCACCACAATCTGGTTCACCAACATCATACTGAAAAGTTTGGACATCCTTTATAAACCCAAAGTCAATCAATGGATCCGGAAGAAGCCTGGTTTGGAAGGGTCCGAGTTTTGCCCCTTGAACCAACCCAGTTGCGACAACGGCAAAAGTGACACTGTCAATAGCTTCACGGAACTAGATGAGTTGGCAATCAAGCAATTGGAAGAGGAACTCATGGTCTTAAAGGCCTTGCGAGGCTATTCTCGGCCATCGAAAAAAGTAAATTCTGCCAATCTTCGTGAGGATTTGCCAGAATTGGCTTCGATCAAAAAGTCTCCCAGATTTTACTCCCATTACGACGATGCCATCACGGATTCCTCTCCTGATACAGTTCAAGAGGACCGTGGCTCTCAAAGACTTGACACGCTTGACTACTGCACGATGAATCCGTACTCTAATGAGGAGGAACAATGCGGTCCTAATCTCAATGTGGTTTCGTCTCATTATGAAGAGGAAGATGCGTCGGATTCACTTTCTCCTTTGAATTCTCGCTCCTTCGCGGTTGAAGAGGAGTCTGATTTTGAAACTGGACATCACAAAAGATGTCGCAAAGCATTTCTGTGGAAGGACGTCTTAAAATTGTTCACCACTCCTTCTAAGGAGGGAGATGCAAGTCATTTTGGGATTTGCCCGATgcagacttga